The Prionailurus bengalensis isolate Pbe53 chromosome D2, Fcat_Pben_1.1_paternal_pri, whole genome shotgun sequence genome window below encodes:
- the HNRNPH3 gene encoding heterogeneous nuclear ribonucleoprotein H3 isoform X2, with translation MDWVMKHNGPNDASDGTVRLRGLPFGCSKEEIVQFFQGLEIVPNGITLTMDYQGRSTGEAFVQFASKEIAENALGKHKERIGHRYIEIFRSSRSEIKGFYDPPRRLLGQRPGPYDRPIGGRGGYYGAGRGSYGGFDDYGGYNNYGYGNDGFDDRMRDGRGMGGHGYGGAGDASSGFHGGHFVHMRGLPFRATENDIANFFSPLNPIRVHIDIGADGRATGEADVEFVTHEDAVAAMSKDKNNMQHRYIELFLNSTPGGGSGMGGSGMGGYGRDGMDNQGGYGSVGRMGMGNNYSGGYGTPDGLGGYGRGGGGSGGYYGQGGMSGGGWRGMY, from the exons ATGGATTGGGTTATGAAACATAATGGTCCAAATGACGCTAGTGATGGGACAGTACGACTTCGTGGACTGCCATTTGGTTGCAGCAAAGAGGAAATAGTTCAGTTCTTTCAAG GGTTGGAAATCGTGCCAAATGGGATAACATTGACGATGGACTACCAGGGGAGAAGCACAGGGGAGGCCTTCGTGCAGTTTGCTTCAAAGGAGATAGCAGAAAATGCTCTGGGGAAACACAAGGAAAGAATAGGGCACAG gtaTATTGAGATCTTCAGAAGTAGCAGGAGTGAAATCAAAGGATTTTATGATCCACCAAGAAGATTGCTGGGCCAGCGACCGGGACCATATGATAGACCGATAGGAGGAAGAGGGGGTTATTATGGAGCTGGGCGTGGAA GTTATGGAGGTTTTGATGACTATGGTGGCTATAATAATTATGGCTATGGAAATGATGGCTTCGATGACAGAATGAGAGATGGAAGAG GTATGGGAGGACACGGCTATGGTGGAGCTGGTGATGCAAGTTCGGGATTTCATGGTGGTCATTTTGTACATATGAGAGGATTACCTTTTCGTGCAACTGAAAATGACATTGCTAAT TTCTTCTCACCACTAAATCCAATACGAGTGCATATTGATATTGGAGCTGATGGCAGAGCAACAGGAGAAGCAGATGTAGAATTTGTGACACATGAAGATGCCGTAGCTGCCATGTCTAAAGATAAGAATAACATGC aacatCGGTACATTGAACTCTTcttgaattctactcctggagGCGGTTCTGGAATGGGAGGTTCTGGAATGGGAGGCTATGGCAGAGATGGAATGG ataatcAGGGAGGTTATGGATCTGTTGGAAGAATGGGAATGGGTAACAATTACAGTGGAGGATATGGTACTCCCGATGGCTTGGGTGGTTATG gccgtGGCGGTGGAGGCAGTGGAGGTTACTATGGGCAAGGTGGCATGAGTGGAGGTGGATGGCGTGGGATGTATTAA
- the HNRNPH3 gene encoding heterogeneous nuclear ribonucleoprotein H3 isoform X1, translated as MDWVMKHNGPNDASDGTVRLRGLPFGCSKEEIVQFFQGLEIVPNGITLTMDYQGRSTGEAFVQFASKEIAENALGKHKERIGHRYIEIFRSSRSEIKGFYDPPRRLLGQRPGPYDRPIGGRGGYYGAGRGSMYDRMRRGGDGYDGGYGGFDDYGGYNNYGYGNDGFDDRMRDGRGMGGHGYGGAGDASSGFHGGHFVHMRGLPFRATENDIANFFSPLNPIRVHIDIGADGRATGEADVEFVTHEDAVAAMSKDKNNMQHRYIELFLNSTPGGGSGMGGSGMGGYGRDGMDNQGGYGSVGRMGMGNNYSGGYGTPDGLGGYGRGGGGSGGYYGQGGMSGGGWRGMY; from the exons ATGGATTGGGTTATGAAACATAATGGTCCAAATGACGCTAGTGATGGGACAGTACGACTTCGTGGACTGCCATTTGGTTGCAGCAAAGAGGAAATAGTTCAGTTCTTTCAAG GGTTGGAAATCGTGCCAAATGGGATAACATTGACGATGGACTACCAGGGGAGAAGCACAGGGGAGGCCTTCGTGCAGTTTGCTTCAAAGGAGATAGCAGAAAATGCTCTGGGGAAACACAAGGAAAGAATAGGGCACAG gtaTATTGAGATCTTCAGAAGTAGCAGGAGTGAAATCAAAGGATTTTATGATCCACCAAGAAGATTGCTGGGCCAGCGACCGGGACCATATGATAGACCGATAGGAGGAAGAGGGGGTTATTATGGAGCTGGGCGTGGAAGTATGTATGACAGAATGCGACGAGGAGGTGATGGATATGATGGTG GTTATGGAGGTTTTGATGACTATGGTGGCTATAATAATTATGGCTATGGAAATGATGGCTTCGATGACAGAATGAGAGATGGAAGAG GTATGGGAGGACACGGCTATGGTGGAGCTGGTGATGCAAGTTCGGGATTTCATGGTGGTCATTTTGTACATATGAGAGGATTACCTTTTCGTGCAACTGAAAATGACATTGCTAAT TTCTTCTCACCACTAAATCCAATACGAGTGCATATTGATATTGGAGCTGATGGCAGAGCAACAGGAGAAGCAGATGTAGAATTTGTGACACATGAAGATGCCGTAGCTGCCATGTCTAAAGATAAGAATAACATGC aacatCGGTACATTGAACTCTTcttgaattctactcctggagGCGGTTCTGGAATGGGAGGTTCTGGAATGGGAGGCTATGGCAGAGATGGAATGG ataatcAGGGAGGTTATGGATCTGTTGGAAGAATGGGAATGGGTAACAATTACAGTGGAGGATATGGTACTCCCGATGGCTTGGGTGGTTATG gccgtGGCGGTGGAGGCAGTGGAGGTTACTATGGGCAAGGTGGCATGAGTGGAGGTGGATGGCGTGGGATGTATTAA
- the LOC122492612 gene encoding uncharacterized protein LOC122492612 — MVIKNIKVISNQMDFQIMQSPAFLLTKTITHKVFTFKRNVRRIKPSGESVRTLFEVPNLEYKGRLSVLYSSPETFRLSSCPRDRRAKESTPLPPRPPSLRPTAKPGLKTFATGRRNYKGGRLPPLSWIWELSAFVAIGFPPPAPASLILGICVRSHSQSRQPGVAQPRLRRDQRNSGEDLVGGHNERKMKKERKWKYPHSPEENKTTNM, encoded by the exons atggttattaaaaatataaaggtaatTAGTAATCAGATGGATTTCCAGATTATGCAG TCACCCGCTTTTCTTCTTACAAAAACAATCACCCACAAAGTCTTTACGTTTAAGAGAAATGTGAGAAGAATAAAACCCTCTGGAGAATCAGTACGTACTCTTTTCGAAGTTCCAAATCTGGAATATAAGGGCCGGCTAAGCGTCCTTTATTCCTCCCCGGAGACTTTTCGTTTATCTAGCTGCCCTAGAGACCGGAGAGCTAAGGAGAGTAcgccccttcccccccgccccccatctctcCGTCCGACAGCCAAGCCTGGCTTAAAAACCTTCGCCACCGGGCGGCGGAATTACAAAGGAGGCCGTCTGCCTCCTTTGTCCTGGATTTGGGAGTTGAGCGCCTTCGTCGCCATTGGCTTtcctcccccagctccagccTCTCTCATCTTGGGAATCTGCGTCAGAAGTCACTCGCAGTCCCGCCAGCCCGGGGTAGCCCAGCCGAGACTGCGGAG AGATCAGAGGAACTCCGGAGAGGATCTTGTTGGAGGCcataatgagagaaaaatgaaaaaggagaggaaatggaaGTACCCACACTCCCCAGAGGAAAACAAGACAACAAATATGTAA
- the HNRNPH3 gene encoding heterogeneous nuclear ribonucleoprotein H3 isoform X3 — MYDRMRRGGDGYDGGYGGFDDYGGYNNYGYGNDGFDDRMRDGRGMGGHGYGGAGDASSGFHGGHFVHMRGLPFRATENDIANFFSPLNPIRVHIDIGADGRATGEADVEFVTHEDAVAAMSKDKNNMQHRYIELFLNSTPGGGSGMGGSGMGGYGRDGMDNQGGYGSVGRMGMGNNYSGGYGTPDGLGGYGRGGGGSGGYYGQGGMSGGGWRGMY, encoded by the exons ATGTATGACAGAATGCGACGAGGAGGTGATGGATATGATGGTG GTTATGGAGGTTTTGATGACTATGGTGGCTATAATAATTATGGCTATGGAAATGATGGCTTCGATGACAGAATGAGAGATGGAAGAG GTATGGGAGGACACGGCTATGGTGGAGCTGGTGATGCAAGTTCGGGATTTCATGGTGGTCATTTTGTACATATGAGAGGATTACCTTTTCGTGCAACTGAAAATGACATTGCTAAT TTCTTCTCACCACTAAATCCAATACGAGTGCATATTGATATTGGAGCTGATGGCAGAGCAACAGGAGAAGCAGATGTAGAATTTGTGACACATGAAGATGCCGTAGCTGCCATGTCTAAAGATAAGAATAACATGC aacatCGGTACATTGAACTCTTcttgaattctactcctggagGCGGTTCTGGAATGGGAGGTTCTGGAATGGGAGGCTATGGCAGAGATGGAATGG ataatcAGGGAGGTTATGGATCTGTTGGAAGAATGGGAATGGGTAACAATTACAGTGGAGGATATGGTACTCCCGATGGCTTGGGTGGTTATG gccgtGGCGGTGGAGGCAGTGGAGGTTACTATGGGCAAGGTGGCATGAGTGGAGGTGGATGGCGTGGGATGTATTAA